One region of Halohasta litchfieldiae genomic DNA includes:
- a CDS encoding ISH6-like element ISHla10 family transposase produces MHATIDVRFELSIDDDKTLPLATLAEAVTDQNLEAVLLESLVESLDAASVEALCGEKHAHGNGDQRFQRAGTDTRTAVTTAGEHEFSLHYVEDTAASPDESSYFRPVEDVLDFDGQNRYQQDIAAKSVDLATSLSYRDAANHGDSFVSMPSPTTINRRAKKYGHKLKQFLPDCVAGTDADAVIPDGTKCHSQDDDRSSHSVQATLGEDTAEESRSLLDLSVNADWDETAAELDDIGAVTDDATVVSDADSGIVTAFTDENRDHQLDLVHVGRTLGYTLWDDGVFSLDRRKEIVSEVIDEVFHLKNSVAKHRPAEEFAAIRSRIARTRERLEKTAWQLEQFGSAKAAGYLRRWLPSIVTFAEHAVEGFEVPWTSNPVERLMGEVSKRCKNQWMRWTAEGLEAILQLRLVKYADPEYYQAFLDELLQRSTKTAINCDLSIESTSGKV; encoded by the coding sequence ATGCACGCCACAATCGACGTGCGGTTCGAACTGAGTATCGACGACGACAAAACGCTACCGCTCGCCACGCTTGCCGAGGCCGTCACTGACCAGAACCTCGAAGCAGTCCTTCTCGAATCGCTGGTCGAGAGCCTCGACGCCGCCAGCGTCGAGGCGCTCTGTGGTGAGAAACACGCACATGGCAACGGTGACCAGCGCTTCCAACGCGCCGGCACCGACACCCGCACAGCTGTCACAACTGCCGGAGAACACGAGTTCTCTCTCCACTACGTCGAAGATACAGCCGCTTCCCCAGACGAATCCAGCTACTTCCGGCCCGTCGAAGACGTTCTCGACTTCGACGGGCAGAACCGCTATCAGCAGGACATCGCCGCCAAAAGCGTCGATCTCGCTACCTCGCTCAGCTATCGAGACGCTGCCAATCACGGCGACAGCTTCGTCTCGATGCCGTCGCCGACCACCATCAACCGCCGTGCCAAGAAATACGGCCACAAGCTCAAACAGTTCCTTCCAGACTGTGTCGCTGGCACAGACGCTGACGCCGTCATTCCTGACGGGACAAAGTGCCACAGCCAAGACGACGACCGCTCGTCCCACTCCGTCCAAGCAACGCTCGGCGAAGACACCGCCGAAGAGTCACGCTCCCTGCTGGATCTGTCGGTCAACGCTGACTGGGACGAAACTGCCGCCGAACTCGATGATATCGGCGCAGTCACTGACGACGCGACGGTCGTCAGTGACGCTGATAGCGGCATCGTCACAGCCTTTACCGACGAAAACCGTGACCACCAGCTCGATCTCGTCCACGTCGGCCGAACGCTGGGTTACACCCTCTGGGACGATGGCGTCTTCTCCTTGGACCGTCGGAAGGAGATCGTTTCGGAGGTGATCGACGAGGTGTTCCATCTGAAGAACTCTGTGGCGAAGCATCGTCCAGCGGAGGAGTTCGCGGCGATCCGCTCGCGGATCGCGCGAACGAGAGAGCGATTAGAGAAGACAGCGTGGCAACTGGAGCAGTTCGGGTCAGCAAAGGCTGCAGGGTATCTTCGGCGGTGGCTGCCGTCGATTGTGACGTTCGCCGAGCACGCTGTCGAGGGGTTCGAGGTTCCGTGGACCTCGAACCCCGTCGAACGACTGATGGGCGAGGTCAGCAAGCGGTGCAAGAACCAGTGGATGCGCTGGACAGCAGAGGGATTGGAAGCGATACTCCAACTTCGGTTGGTGAAGTACGCCGACCCCGAGTACTACCAAGCGTTCCTCGACGAACTGCTCCAACGTTCGACCAAAACAGCAATCAACTGTGACCTCTCAATTGAGAGTACCAGCGGCAAAGTCTAG
- a CDS encoding MarR family transcriptional regulator, with translation MLRRIELEVLATVDRGDTISELATKLDHSESYLSRAVGDLVEKGLVYTERDGRRKRVVPSAARAVERYQDLVRQHSHIEFPELLTGKALEVLYYLDQPRTVAEIADRSDNYRNTVNRVLKRFRNCGLVGTDDGRYDFNGDFDRLHEFARELAHHLHRQRLESVAPKGTILWEDHDKFLAQTETEIDAEGFHETGLARFAAFDLQFLLTDHRYYLYSEHVEEISSAELCCHTLLIDDDSRYRSYCLLLLSHVDVDEDDLRERAAKYGLEDEIDALLQYLETHGEIQDGRLPEWSEFQELAAEYEINR, from the coding sequence GTGCTCCGGCGTATCGAACTCGAGGTCCTCGCCACGGTCGACCGCGGCGACACGATCTCCGAACTCGCGACGAAGCTCGACCACAGTGAGAGCTACCTCTCCCGTGCCGTCGGTGACCTCGTCGAGAAGGGGCTCGTCTACACGGAACGCGACGGCCGGCGAAAACGAGTCGTCCCGTCAGCTGCTCGTGCCGTCGAACGCTATCAGGACCTCGTCCGCCAGCACTCCCACATCGAGTTCCCCGAGCTGTTGACCGGCAAGGCACTCGAGGTGCTCTACTATCTCGACCAGCCACGAACCGTCGCCGAGATCGCCGACCGGAGCGACAACTACCGTAATACCGTCAACCGTGTCCTCAAGCGATTCCGCAACTGTGGACTCGTCGGGACGGACGACGGCCGCTATGACTTCAACGGCGACTTCGACCGCCTCCACGAGTTCGCCCGTGAACTCGCACATCATCTCCATCGCCAACGCCTCGAATCCGTCGCCCCGAAGGGGACGATTCTCTGGGAGGATCACGACAAATTTCTCGCGCAGACCGAAACGGAGATCGACGCGGAGGGGTTCCACGAAACCGGGCTCGCTCGATTCGCGGCCTTCGACCTCCAGTTCCTCCTCACCGACCACCGCTACTACCTCTACTCCGAACACGTAGAGGAAATTTCGTCGGCGGAGCTGTGTTGTCACACGCTGCTAATCGACGACGACAGCCGTTACCGCTCGTACTGTCTCCTCCTGCTCAGCCACGTCGACGTCGACGAGGACGACCTCCGCGAGCGAGCGGCGAAGTATGGACTCGAAGACGAGATTGATGCCCTACTCCAGTATCTCGAGACACACGGCGAGATCCAGGACGGCCGTCTCCCCGAGTGGTCCGAGTTCCAGGAGCTGGCGGCTGAGTACGAAATTAACAGATGA
- a CDS encoding tyrosine-type recombinase/integrase, with protein sequence MSRSDAEQEDKINAERMPSFDDVRWTSCSLEAFTDLYWDEIAPCLEAEGIDSRSEKPTYQWFRDHDARSFLAALRRHHDRPFGEFWDEDLELGDDEEGYTWETTDDATIDALEQFLSRRQSRYSLASSSVDALRTRLNLYVRAYQEANGTNDLLTPIQRDRENPAYEAVDACYAAFDWLNEGTEREYSAQTLQRVRRVVDAWYQHLVGRRIASMNPASGLYDEFKWEVEDSPTPSLSASHIRKLMQAAGTTREQLLVVALAGWGLRASEVAALHVSQFHRDVPEDDVPFIMFKSRKNGPGEVSLLYGMDVFDFRIDELAEDETWAGYLFPSSQGKTPYVTRDTIRNWFQNLALEAGLPERIEGERPSPQLCRRFWYDTYTAVLEGVLEGVDEIAAEQGSSDPRVVMQNYLSDSRSRRVRREFMQEQLDEAFEERT encoded by the coding sequence ATGAGTCGATCGGATGCCGAGCAGGAGGACAAGATCAACGCTGAGCGGATGCCATCATTCGATGATGTCCGATGGACCTCGTGTTCACTTGAGGCCTTCACGGACCTGTACTGGGACGAGATCGCCCCCTGCCTCGAAGCAGAGGGTATCGATTCGAGAAGTGAGAAGCCGACCTACCAGTGGTTTCGGGATCACGATGCGCGGTCATTCCTCGCGGCTCTCCGTCGCCATCACGACCGCCCATTCGGAGAGTTCTGGGACGAAGACCTTGAGCTCGGTGACGATGAAGAGGGATACACATGGGAAACAACGGATGATGCAACAATCGACGCCCTCGAACAGTTCCTCAGCCGGCGGCAATCACGATACAGTCTGGCGTCGTCTTCTGTCGACGCACTCCGAACGCGACTGAACCTCTACGTCCGTGCCTACCAGGAGGCGAACGGGACGAACGACCTCCTCACACCGATTCAACGAGACCGAGAGAATCCAGCCTACGAAGCCGTTGATGCGTGCTATGCAGCATTTGACTGGTTGAACGAAGGAACCGAACGCGAATACAGTGCCCAGACTCTCCAGCGTGTGCGGCGCGTTGTCGACGCCTGGTATCAGCATCTGGTCGGTCGGCGGATCGCCTCGATGAACCCTGCAAGCGGTCTCTACGACGAATTTAAGTGGGAAGTCGAAGATTCACCCACTCCGTCCCTTTCGGCGAGTCATATTCGGAAGCTGATGCAGGCGGCGGGGACAACGCGAGAACAACTGCTCGTCGTGGCGTTAGCTGGCTGGGGACTTCGAGCGAGTGAGGTCGCAGCACTCCATGTCTCGCAGTTCCACCGTGATGTTCCTGAAGACGACGTCCCCTTCATCATGTTCAAGAGCCGTAAGAACGGGCCCGGTGAGGTGTCTCTCCTGTACGGAATGGACGTGTTTGACTTCCGAATCGACGAACTAGCTGAAGATGAGACGTGGGCTGGATATCTCTTCCCATCCTCACAGGGAAAAACGCCGTACGTGACACGCGATACGATTCGTAATTGGTTCCAAAATCTTGCATTGGAAGCAGGTCTTCCCGAGCGAATCGAGGGTGAGCGTCCGAGTCCGCAGCTTTGCCGTCGATTCTGGTACGATACCTATACTGCAGTCCTCGAAGGTGTACTCGAAGGCGTCGACGAAATCGCTGCAGAGCAGGGGAGTAGCGATCCTCGGGTAGTGATGCAAAATTACCTCTCTGACTCGCGTTCTCGTCGAGTCCGGCGCGAGTTCATGCAAGAACAACTGGACGAAGCCTTCGAAGAGAGAACGTAA
- a CDS encoding ParA family protein, whose translation MKNGILTAATYVQKGGVGKTTTAAHVAVAAAQNHDLNTLLIDLAGTQNDLATHFGISIDEESIDAPISAVFGDQWELIRNGIDNVVERMTFDTGEGPVLIPADPGLGAADNNLANVPREERYDRLADFIAEDLAATYDFVLVDLPGKEDNIAISGLYAVEDVIAPLRPGAFERNQLENLEADLQEIRDAYPVDPRLAMVLPTMIDRRTTQSSEFVADIREAYPDIAGLQVVSTQNIGDYQEAGSTLFAVDDDELYSTGQEALDAYSTATDQLLQTLRQ comes from the coding sequence ATGAAAAACGGAATCCTCACCGCGGCAACCTACGTCCAGAAAGGGGGCGTGGGAAAGACGACGACGGCAGCACACGTCGCTGTTGCCGCGGCTCAGAACCATGACTTGAACACGCTCCTTATCGACCTCGCAGGGACACAGAACGACCTCGCGACCCACTTCGGCATCTCCATCGACGAGGAGAGCATCGACGCACCGATCTCGGCTGTGTTCGGCGACCAGTGGGAGCTCATCCGCAACGGTATCGACAACGTCGTCGAGCGGATGACCTTCGACACGGGCGAGGGTCCGGTCCTTATCCCGGCCGACCCCGGTCTCGGAGCAGCTGACAACAACCTCGCGAACGTCCCGCGCGAGGAGCGTTACGACCGGCTGGCAGACTTCATTGCTGAGGACCTCGCGGCCACGTACGACTTCGTACTTGTTGACCTGCCGGGGAAGGAGGACAACATCGCCATCTCCGGCCTCTACGCGGTGGAGGACGTGATTGCTCCGCTGCGCCCCGGCGCGTTTGAGCGTAACCAGCTTGAGAATCTCGAGGCTGATCTGCAGGAGATCCGTGACGCCTACCCGGTCGATCCGCGGCTCGCGATGGTGTTGCCGACGATGATCGACCGCCGGACCACGCAGTCCTCGGAGTTCGTTGCGGACATCCGCGAGGCCTACCCCGATATCGCAGGCCTGCAGGTCGTCTCGACGCAGAACATCGGCGATTACCAGGAGGCGGGGTCGACGCTGTTCGCTGTCGACGACGACGAACTCTACTCTACCGGGCAAGAAGCCCTCGACGCGTACAGTACGGCGACTGACCAGCTGCTCCAGACTCTTCGACAATGA
- the orc4 gene encoding DNA replication protein Orc4: protein MTPDSSSSSVDDPLFESGHRIFANKDLLKIGHVPEADRIVGRDEEISKLAKRLNGAVHGYSPENVMIYGKTGTGKSLVSKHVCQRAQNAAQDGVEIGTAYIDCAEDNTETQAVSSLAAKLNDESTTGISVPHTGLSTSKYYKLLWKTLDAQFDSVIIILDEIDLMNDDSVLMKLSRAEEAGKIDCSVGVIAISNKIQYVDNVNERVKSSFQHKELFFKPYDANQLREIMFNREDAFQDGVLSEDVIPLSAAFAAQEHGDARKAIDILRHAGEVAYEAGAEQVTEEHVRQAQQHAEKDRFRELVNGAPTQAKAALLALTELSVNSNDAAFLTSRVYDQYERICNHLDMDILSVRRFRDILKEQAFLGVVEIEKINKGSAGGIHLQNRLIEDPQVVRETILEDSRMQDWTRE, encoded by the coding sequence ATGACGCCCGACTCTTCATCCAGTTCTGTCGACGATCCACTCTTTGAATCCGGGCATCGTATCTTCGCGAACAAGGACCTCCTGAAAATCGGCCACGTTCCGGAAGCTGACCGGATCGTCGGTCGCGACGAGGAGATCTCGAAGCTCGCGAAACGTCTCAACGGTGCTGTCCACGGGTACTCCCCGGAGAACGTGATGATCTACGGGAAAACTGGGACCGGTAAATCTCTCGTTTCAAAACACGTCTGCCAGCGAGCTCAAAATGCCGCTCAGGATGGCGTCGAGATTGGAACAGCGTATATCGACTGTGCTGAAGACAATACTGAGACTCAGGCGGTCTCCTCACTTGCTGCGAAGCTGAACGATGAATCTACGACTGGAATCTCCGTCCCCCATACCGGCCTCAGTACGTCGAAATACTACAAACTCCTCTGGAAGACGCTCGACGCTCAATTCGATTCTGTGATCATCATCCTCGACGAGATCGATTTGATGAACGACGACAGCGTGCTGATGAAGCTCTCGCGCGCTGAGGAGGCGGGGAAAATCGACTGTAGCGTCGGTGTCATCGCGATCAGCAACAAGATCCAGTACGTCGACAACGTGAACGAGCGCGTGAAAAGCAGCTTCCAGCACAAGGAACTGTTCTTCAAGCCATACGACGCTAACCAGCTCCGGGAGATCATGTTCAATCGCGAGGACGCCTTCCAGGACGGCGTCCTTTCCGAGGACGTGATTCCGCTCTCGGCGGCCTTCGCCGCGCAGGAACACGGCGATGCTCGGAAGGCGATCGACATTCTTCGCCACGCCGGCGAGGTCGCCTACGAGGCCGGAGCAGAGCAAGTGACGGAGGAACACGTCCGCCAGGCACAGCAGCACGCCGAAAAGGACCGGTTCAGAGAACTCGTGAATGGCGCACCCACGCAGGCGAAGGCGGCGTTGCTGGCGCTCACAGAACTGAGCGTCAACTCCAACGACGCTGCCTTCCTGACGAGCCGCGTGTACGACCAGTATGAGCGGATCTGCAATCACCTGGACATGGACATCCTCTCCGTTCGCCGGTTCCGCGACATCCTGAAAGAGCAAGCCTTCCTCGGGGTTGTCGAAATCGAGAAGATCAACAAGGGGAGTGCGGGCGGCATCCATCTCCAGAACCGACTCATTGAAGATCCTCAGGTCGTCCGCGAAACGATTCTCGAGGACAGCCGGATGCAGGACTGGACTCGCGAGTAG
- a CDS encoding adenine nucleotide alpha hydrolase family protein — translation MSYEPPSPPANLSTEIVDALNEATPEHLRDVGRYAEALAEHKERETRLKEEADNADVEERPDDLPDDVPAKATITIKEINNNRYYYWQWRDGEKIRSQYQGPVNPDE, via the coding sequence ATGTCCTACGAACCACCCTCCCCACCAGCAAACCTCTCGACGGAAATCGTCGACGCCCTCAACGAAGCCACACCGGAACATCTTCGGGACGTTGGTCGCTACGCCGAGGCGTTGGCCGAACACAAAGAGCGGGAAACTCGTCTCAAGGAGGAGGCGGACAACGCCGACGTCGAGGAGCGACCAGATGACCTACCGGACGACGTCCCGGCAAAGGCGACGATCACGATCAAGGAGATCAACAACAATCGCTACTACTACTGGCAGTGGCGGGACGGAGAGAAGATTCGTTCTCAGTACCAGGGTCCGGTCAACCCGGACGAGTAA
- a CDS encoding MarR family transcriptional regulator — protein MSTDLGTAGEMKSRELVHFVTQQTRFALVNNILQHPEQLPSMYELEELNPSVSEATVYKHIQKLIDAGIVREVPLDDDQRRQGYPWKFYGLTEEGQTFLDEHNLLAAEETLQQIYETISNKPEKMVKYENAPRPDDA, from the coding sequence ATGAGCACCGACCTAGGGACTGCTGGGGAAATGAAATCTCGCGAACTTGTCCACTTCGTGACTCAACAGACGCGGTTCGCGCTGGTCAACAATATCCTCCAGCACCCCGAGCAGCTCCCCTCCATGTACGAACTCGAGGAGCTCAACCCCAGTGTGAGCGAGGCGACCGTCTACAAACACATCCAGAAGCTGATCGACGCTGGCATCGTCAGGGAAGTCCCACTCGACGACGATCAGCGCCGGCAAGGATATCCCTGGAAGTTCTACGGCCTCACAGAGGAGGGCCAGACCTTCCTCGACGAACACAATCTCCTCGCCGCGGAGGAAACCCTCCAACAGATCTACGAGACCATCTCCAACAAGCCCGAGAAGATGGTCAAGTACGAGAACGCCCCTCGCCCGGACGACGCGTAA